The sequence TAACTTTATCATGGTACTATCTCATAAGCTTATATAAAGATATAATCTGATTTGCAGCCTTGTATGCGGTGCTTATCGCCACACCACTTCCACAGCCTTCCCTGATTGGATTGTAATGCGCAAGTATTGCCCCGCTGCAATATACATTCTGGATAATATTGTTCTTGCTATCATACGGCCGTAAGTTTTCATCCGTTACCACACCATACTCTAAGAAGGGATGAGAATTACTGTAAAAGAATTGCGGGCTATACCATTTATTGCGTTCAGGCTCGTAATGAAGTTTCAGTTTAAATACAGGCTCATACATATTATTGAATTCACTTATCATTCCACCGCTAAAAAAACTGCCCGTTGATAGAATATAAAATTTTGCTTCCAGTGGATTTTCTGGATGATTGGCAGTATACACAGCCTGCACCACATCATTGCTACTTTCAGCACGCACTACTTTGTCACCAGCAATGTACACGCCACCCAACTGAGCAAACCGTGATTTCAGCGCATTGTCAATTCTCAATCCAAGGATTGATGGCGGAAGTGTTGGAATTTCATAAATGAGTAACCTGGTGCGGCTTTGCAATATATTGTGTATCTGATTGAAGTTATGAATCCCCATGAAAGCAGGGATAACCACAAAATCAGCACCTTCGGCAGCAAGCCGTATAGCATCAGCAATTCTGTATACATTTTCTTCATTTTCAAAAATACGGGCAATGTCAATGGATCTGTACTCATGCGGATGCCTTGTTAAATCTTGAAGCTGGGGCATATCAATACTTTTGGCAATAATTTCACAGTTTGCAAATAACGCATGCTTTGAAAGCTGTGCAGCAGCTAACTGAGGATGAAAGTCTCGGTAACCTTCAAAATTAACAATGACAATTTTTTTCATGCTTTTAAAACGGTTATACACGTCCTCATTAAACACACTTCGTTGCGAAAAGTACGTTGGCTTAAGCGTCCCCAATGCAGTAACATGGAAATGATTGAGGTTTTCATTATCAAAAAGGTATACGTTTTGCGTTTCACATTCCTGTTTAAAAAACTGCAATGCTTCAACAATTAATGCCTTGCCACATTTTGCATATGGATGCTGTGCGATAGTTCCTGTTAAAGTATCCAATGCCTCAAAAGGCTTATACACCACTTTATTATTGATATACCCCAACACATCAATAGAACCCGATGA comes from Spirochaetota bacterium and encodes:
- the glpB gene encoding glycerol-3-phosphate dehydrogenase subunit GlpB, with the protein product MKFDCIIIGGGISGLTAGIRCVKEGLHTAIISSGMSALHFSSGSIDVLGYINNKVVYKPFEALDTLTGTIAQHPYAKCGKALIVEALQFFKQECETQNVYLFDNENLNHFHVTALGTLKPTYFSQRSVFNEDVYNRFKSMKKIVIVNFEGYRDFHPQLAAAQLSKHALFANCEIIAKSIDMPQLQDLTRHPHEYRSIDIARIFENEENVYRIADAIRLAAEGADFVVIPAFMGIHNFNQIHNILQSRTRLLIYEIPTLPPSILGLRIDNALKSRFAQLGGVYIAGDKVVRAESSNDVVQAVYTANHPENPLEAKFYILSTGSFFSGGMISEFNNMYEPVFKLKLHYEPERNKWYSPQFFYSNSHPFLEYGVVTDENLRPYDSKNNIIQNVYCSGAILAHYNPIREGCGSGVAISTAYKAANQIISLYKLMR